The genomic interval GGGCTGTCGGGGCCGGTGTCCGACGGTATCGGAACAGTTATTTGATGCCGGAAAAAGCCTGAAATAACAGGGCCACAGCGGCACGGAAGGGGGTGGTCCGGGGACGTGAGATGTGGCTATCTGACCGCACGGTCCGTCACGGGACCATCGAGACGGTGGGGCGTCGGGCACTCGATCTGCTGGCGAGCGTCGAGCGCGAGCTGTGGGTCGTCGTCGCGGCGGCGCTGGTCGCGGACGTCTACCTGACACAGCTGGGGCTCCAGTACGGGCTCCGCGAGGGGAACCCGCTCGCACGGCACCTCATCGAGGCGTTCGGCATCGGCGCTCTCGCCGCGCTCAAAGTGGGGGTAGTGGGATTGGCCGGCGTCGT from Halomicroarcula saliterrae carries:
- a CDS encoding DUF5658 family protein, with protein sequence MWLSDRTVRHGTIETVGRRALDLLASVERELWVVVAAALVADVYLTQLGLQYGLREGNPLARHLIEAFGIGALAALKVGVVGLAGVVRELVPERQAPTIPLGVAIPWVVAVCVNGTLLLGR